The Octopus bimaculoides isolate UCB-OBI-ISO-001 chromosome 13, ASM119413v2, whole genome shotgun sequence genome includes a window with the following:
- the LOC106875962 gene encoding prostaglandin E2 receptor EP4 subtype, with product MEDLTCSNETMMPLKAPSNCTNMSVCEKEETNINMYVPMSMMVTGMAGNLAALLVLYTLSKDIQRTVYFPLLSGLAWADLIGQALTSPIPILVYSQKIKLGGYLCMFNGFIMVFFGLLTPLLVCVLSLERMLSLKFTYFYHRVVTIRRARLTVMFCCLAVFLFCCLPFLKFGAYSIQFPCTWCFLKFHRKKDSHLSAYAILFGFINLVLIAAMVIFNLVVVITLLHMRRQRRVNTSPSSSIKRILPPTPAPSVLAKIKIEMEIKMVWFLCCITTFFLICWVPLNVHILESQLTNKTQSKKDLLSVRLASINQIIDPWLYILLRGNLFRKIFNYVKNIFPRKRKRSLKTKNEQYKHKPPLIKQNSRSNKIAYKEMCCLTSQTDDMAERVHIKSNDTSVQHKTIDCKDIESNICNENTDQHQNEISNSNSYQMSSYAQLGEGGSIPASMTYPCISNTTNGLRQLPDSIDSVSESKYSNRKSL from the exons ATGGAGGACTTAACGTGTTCAAATGAGACCATGATGCCATTGAAAGCTCCAAGTAATTGTACCAATATGTCAGTTTGCGAGAAAGAAGAGACTAACATTAACATGTATGTTCCAATGTCAATGATGGTAACGGGAATGGCAGGCAATTTGGCGGCCCTGCTAGTCCTTTACACATTGTCAAAGGACATCCAAAGGACGGTTTATTTCCCGCTTCTCTCTGGATTAGCTTGGGCTGATTTGATTGGTCAAGCTCTGACCAGTCCCATACCAATCCTTGTCTACTCCCAGAAAATCAAGTTGGGcggttatttgtgtatgtttaacgGGTTTATTATGGTGTTTTTTGGTCTCCTGACACCACTCTTGGTCTGTGTCCTGTCTTTGGAACGAATGCTCTCTCTGAAGTTCACGTATTTCTATCACAG GGTAGTTACCATCCGTAGAGCACGTTTAACCGTTATGTTCTGCTGTTTGGCCGTCTTTCTATTTTGCTGCTTGCCTTTCCTCAAATTCGGAGCGTATTCGATCCAGTTCCCATGTACCTGGTGTTTCTTAAAGTTCCACCGGAAGAAGGACTCCCATCTATCAGCGTACGCCATCTTGTTCGGTTTCATCAACCTCGTTCTAATCGCTGCCATGGTAATCTTCAACCTCGTTGTCGTTATTACACTGCTGCACATGCGCAGACAAAGAAGAGTGAACACGTCTCCGTCTTCATCGATAAAAAGAATTCTTCCACCGACACCAGCTCCATCAGTTTTGgccaaaatcaaaattgaaatggAAATCAAAATGGTGTGGTTTCTATGTTGTATCACCACATTCTTCCTTATTTGTTGGGTTCCTCTCAAT GTTCACATTCTGGAGTCGCAGCTAACAAACAAAACGCAATCAAAGAAAGATCTTCTCTCCGTTCGCCTAGCCTCAATTAACCAGATAATTGATCCTTGGCTGTACATACTGCTACGGGGAAATCTCttcagaaaaatattcaattacGTCAAAAATATATTCCCAAGAAAACGCAAGCGTTCGCTGAAGACAAAAAACGAACAATACAAGCACAAGCCTCCGCTCATCAAGCAAAATTCTCGTTCAAATAAAATAGCTTATAAAGAAATGTGTTGCTTAACATCACAAACAGACGATATGGCGGAACGTGTCCATATAAAATCAAACGACACTTCCGTACAGCATAAGACTATTGATTGTAAAGATATAGAGTCGAACATTTGCAATGAAAATACCGATCAACATCAGAACGAAATTTCCAATAGCAATAGCTACCAAATGAGTTCTTACGCCCAATTAGGGGAAGGTGGCAGTATCCCTGCATCTATGACCTACCCGTGCATATCAAATACTACAAATGGCTTACGTCAGCTTCCTGATTCCATAGACTCTGTATCTGAAAGCAAGTACTCAAATAGGAAGTCACTGTAG